The Vicia villosa cultivar HV-30 ecotype Madison, WI linkage group LG1, Vvil1.0, whole genome shotgun sequence genome includes a region encoding these proteins:
- the LOC131632947 gene encoding probable protein phosphatase 2C 27: protein MCVQEDEQVDQDNDKTISWPLHCDLLHAQMDNSEKDSSFGVSNAQISVADSFPLESICEDAVITEKKQNVVNFVPTLRSGEWSDIGGRPYMEDTHICIGDLAKKFGYDAVCDKAVSFYGVFDGHGGKSAAQFVRDHLPRVIVEDSDFPLELEKVVTRSFLETDSEFAKTCSAESSLSSGTTALTAIIFGRSLLVANAGDCRAVLSRAGGAIEMSKDHNPLCMKERMRIESLGGFVNDGYLNGQLGVTRALGNWHLEGMKEMSGRGGPLSAEPELKLITLTKDDEFLIIGSDGIWEVFRSQNAVDFARRRLQQHNDVKQCCKEIVGEAIKRGATDNLTVVMVCFQSDPPPAMIIERPNRFRRSISAEGLQNLKCLLEG, encoded by the exons TTTGGTGTTTCCAATGCCCAAATCAGTGTTGCAGATTCATTTCCT CTGGAAAGTATTTGTGAAGATGCAGTGATTACAGAGAAAAAACAGAATGTGGTGAATTTTGTCCCAACGCTTCGGTCAGGAGAGTGGTCTGATATCGGAGGTCGGCCTTACATGGAGGATACTCACATATGCATCGGAGACTTGGCGAAGAAATTCGGTTATGATGCTGTCTGCGACAAAGCTGTTTCCTTTTATGGT GTATTTGATGGACATGGAGGGAAGAGTGCTGCACAATTTGTTCGCGATCATCTTCCGAGGGTGATTGTTGAGGATTCTGACTTTCCTCTTGAACTTGAGAAGGTGGTCACGAGGTCGTTTTTGGAGACTGATTCGGAGTTTGCGAAAACATGCTCTGCTGAGTCTTCCCTTTCTTCTGGTACAACGGCATTGACTGCAATTATATTTGGAAGATCTCTACTCGTGGCTAATGCTGGAGACTGTCGCGCTGTTTTGTCCCGGGCTGGAGGAGCTATAGAAATGTCCAAAGATCACAATCCCTTATGCATGAAAGAAAGGATGAGGATTGAGTCGCTCGGCGGATTTGTCAATGATGGTTACTTGAACGGACAGTTAGGCGTGACGCGTGCTCTAGGAAACTGGCATCTTGAAGGAATGAAGGAAATGAGTGGAAGAGGTGGACCATTGAGTGCTGAGCCAGAACTTAAACTGATAACATTGACGAAAGACGACGAGTTTTTGATAATCGGAAGCGACGGAATATGGGAAGTTTTTCGTAGCCAAAATGCGGTCGATTTTGCTAGGAGGAGGCTTCAACAGCATAATGATGTTAAACAATGTTGCAAGGAAATAGTAGGTGAAGCAATAAAGAGAGGTGCAACAGATAATTTAACTGTTGTGATGGTGTGTTTTCAATCAGATCCACCACCAGCTATGATTATTGAAAGGCCTAATAGATTTAGGAGAAGTATATCTGCTGAGGGACTTCAAAATCTTAAATGCCTGCTAGAAGGATAG